The following coding sequences lie in one Cloeon dipterum chromosome 1, ieCloDipt1.1, whole genome shotgun sequence genomic window:
- the LOC135937987 gene encoding uncharacterized histidine-rich protein DDB_G0274557-like isoform X4: MPGGAKKGKSTDGGKESPEKEKDPHAKHKGGKNPPMTKSLSGHSTDGHHHHHHHGEGHHHQHHSPEPQQQQQSHHHHHHEHHSHGSQQEKQQNNSGGKQHPEPHAAK; encoded by the exons GCAAATCGACGGATGGCGGCAAGGAGAGCCCTGAGAAGGAAAAGGACCCGCACGCCAAGCACAAGGGAGGCAAAAATCCGCCCATGACCAAGTCCTTGTCTGGACACTCGACAG ACGGTCACCACCACCATCACCACCACGGCGAGGGGCACCACCACCAGCACCACTCCCCGGagccacagcagcagcagcagagccatcaccaccaccaccacgagCACCACAGCCACGGCAGCCAGCAGGAAAAGCAGCAGAACAACTCGGGCGGCAAGCAGCACCCTGAGCCGCACGCGGCcaagtaa
- the LOC135937987 gene encoding uncharacterized histidine-rich protein DDB_G0274557-like isoform X3 has protein sequence MPGGAKKGKSTDGGKESPEKEKDPHAKHKGGKNPPMTKSLSGHSTVTKCDFTDGHHHHHHHGEGHHHQHHSPEPQQQQQSHHHHHHEHHSHGSQQEKQQNNSGGKQHPEPHAAK, from the exons GCAAATCGACGGATGGCGGCAAGGAGAGCCCTGAGAAGGAAAAGGACCCGCACGCCAAGCACAAGGGAGGCAAAAATCCGCCCATGACCAAGTCCTTGTCTGGACACTCGACAG TCACAAAATGTGATTTTACAGACGGTCACCACCACCATCACCACCACGGCGAGGGGCACCACCACCAGCACCACTCCCCGGagccacagcagcagcagcagagccatcaccaccaccaccacgagCACCACAGCCACGGCAGCCAGCAGGAAAAGCAGCAGAACAACTCGGGCGGCAAGCAGCACCCTGAGCCGCACGCGGCcaagtaa
- the LOC135937993 gene encoding uncharacterized protein LOC135937993 isoform X2: MFALTVEKLSHYEYEEPKRKNKSERKDLVSRTIDEQALCVNSDAPKAYRSPVMARRKLRMLQLSSSPRSASPLRASFSGKSPNVSGSGVKTELNSAKKSYAFVKSTPD; this comes from the exons ATGTTCGCACTGACCGTGGAGAAATTGTCCCACTACGAGTACGAGGAGCCCAAAA gAAAGAACAAGTCCGAGCGAAAAGACCTGGTGAGCCGCACGATCGACGAGCAGGCGTTGTGCGTGAACAGCGACGCGCCCAAGGCCTACCGCTCGCCCGTGATGGCCCGCAGGAAGCTCCGCATGCTGc AGTTGAGCAGCAGTCCTCGTTCCGCGTCTCCGCTTCGCGCcagtttttccggaaaatctCCCAACGTGAGTGGCAGCGGTGTCAAGACGGAGCTGAACAGCGCCAAAAAGAGCTACGCCTTCGTCAAGAGCACGCCTGactga
- the LOC135937993 gene encoding uncharacterized protein LOC135937993 isoform X1, translating to MFALTVEKLSHYEYEEPKKGKNKSERKDLVSRTIDEQALCVNSDAPKAYRSPVMARRKLRMLQLSSSPRSASPLRASFSGKSPNVSGSGVKTELNSAKKSYAFVKSTPD from the exons ATGTTCGCACTGACCGTGGAGAAATTGTCCCACTACGAGTACGAGGAGCCCAAAA aaggAAAGAACAAGTCCGAGCGAAAAGACCTGGTGAGCCGCACGATCGACGAGCAGGCGTTGTGCGTGAACAGCGACGCGCCCAAGGCCTACCGCTCGCCCGTGATGGCCCGCAGGAAGCTCCGCATGCTGc AGTTGAGCAGCAGTCCTCGTTCCGCGTCTCCGCTTCGCGCcagtttttccggaaaatctCCCAACGTGAGTGGCAGCGGTGTCAAGACGGAGCTGAACAGCGCCAAAAAGAGCTACGCCTTCGTCAAGAGCACGCCTGactga
- the Grip128 gene encoding gamma-tubulin complex component 5, with amino-acid sequence MSRYAPREMTEGLSKLITSVAGFKRGEENHQRCMDYALSMIFNATYSDTYKGQVKNDVDALVEKFTINVESERARKLQASFEKLFDLAENMGTESKNNLIKIGRFLILMTNQSSLLGSGCSVIREEPLQASEEVDWHAYLNEGWERDSGEENDSDLSDWSDHSDGEEVTQVEQFSSQLATEDDTESSSDFLTSVEVGTSSVATPAKESGSSLEELNESWKACEPGYKYSGIKIDPKFPAPRLAQLCSTHSALRILSEYAVVREIIMVLRDNSACGLVFKKEEEHKYTVLGDVTVCSLSPEMFRSVMGSVTPALSMLSKIHAFVEKMLPSALHSGFQHPPKTYQAYAAALELIFHRQNGFLLRLEDRVKHQDDIMTINSCLDALRPWFKFLYQVYRVHEAATFEKFHLQQYWVCSCKLLSVLWLEAERNPSLGISSVVFSLLLISLKPYLDITENWFLFGSLDDPHEEFLISGEVAEADNNLDGDYMLHPFEQSLVDLGVIPMPLLKILANKGLTVGRSICLLRGLDCMEQTPKSLGNVSIYDELIVLLRTGLMASGKQEDFLPSDEAEPVSEIRQLKLQEEQPDALEQYTLDFILSTSDAHLLEAYGDVLNLGIETDHSEEKFTFGQFTLPFRSADLCSVQSLNHVLCESVERILEARVRGVGKLAKELLKSKCKISDHLSAVHSVAFFQVFAMHEFCSFLNEEIRKDEDWHSWATWIVLTNKLQVCLNEQHLEWSHLFSVRVAANFEPDAVSELTEGFPLMQLINRLSLHYSMQWPTHLVLNSANMKLYNDIFRFFLKIKCALSSLQRVALIDCRCVSGANAELSQRLWVLRSWVLFVLGTVHEHMLSNILLDMKQQLDERLEQASDFHSALQAHERFVRRSHFSCLLNAKHAAAQEHIMEIVGQAMVICDAFEKSSIEEQIVENMELKLNLALNFLAIFFDAISTSVNSVHLKGIAIALNEKAPTF; translated from the exons ATGTCGCGATACGCGCCCCGCGAGATGACAGAGGGGCTGTCCAAGCTCATCACCAGCGTCGCAGGGTTCAAG cgtGGCGAAGAGAACCACCAGCGATGCATGGACTACGCGCTGTCCATGATCTTCAACGCCACCTACTCGGACACGTACAAGGGCCAGGTGAAAAACGACGTCGACGCCCTGGTCGAAAAATTCACCATCAACGTCGAGAGCGAAAGGGCGAGGAAGCTGCAGGCCTCTTTCGAGAAACTGTTCGATCTGGCCGAGAACATGGGAACCGaaagcaaaaat aatttaataaaaatcggcAGATTCCTGATTTTAATGACGAACCAATCGTCCTTGCTGGGCTCCGGCTGCAGCGTGATCCGCGAGGAGCCTTTGCAGGCCTCTGAGGAGGTCGACTGGCACGCCTACTTGAACGAGGGATGGGAACGGGATTCCGGAGAGGAAAATGATTCGGATTTGAGCGACTGGAGTGACCACTCGGACGGAGAAGAGGTCACGCAGGTCGAGCAGTTCTCCTCGCAGCTCGCAACAGAGGACGACACAGAAAGCTCCAGTG attttCTAACAAGTGTGGAGGTTGGCACGAGCAGTGTGGCGACGCCAGCCAAAGAAAGCGGCTCTTCCTTGGAAGAACTGAACGAATCGTGGAAGGCCTGCGAACCCGGCTACAAATACAGTGGCATCAAAATCGATCCAAAATTTCCTGCGCCACGTCTTGCCCAACTCTG TTCTACTCATTCGGCTCTGCGGATTCTCAGCGAGTACGCGGTGGTTAGAGAAATTATCATGGTCCTGAGGGACAATTCTGCTTGCGGATTGGTTTTCAAGAAAGAAGAAGAGCACAAATACACTGTCCTTGGCGACGTCACTGTTTGTAGTCTCTCTCCG GAAATGTTTCGCAGCGTGATGGGTTCAGTGACGCCGGCTTTGTCGATGCTGAGCAAAATTCACGCTTTTGTGGAGAAAATGTTGCCGAGTGCCCTGCACAGCGGCTTCCAACACCCGCCCAAAACATATCAGGCTTACGCTGCCGCCCTCGAACTAATTTTTCACAGACAAAACGGCTTTCTCCTCCGCCTGGAGGACAGAGTCAAACATCAAG ACGACATCATGACCATCAACTCTTGTCTCGACGCCCTGCGCCCTTGGTTCAAGTTCCTCTACCAGGTGTACAGGGTTCACGAAGCAGCCACCTTTGAGAAGTTCCACTTGCAGCAGTACTGGGTCTGCTCTTGCAA GCTGCTCTCTGTGCTGTGGTTGGAGGCAGAGCGGAATCCGTCGCTCGGAATCTCTTCTGTCGTTTTTTCCCTGCTGCTCATCTCTTTAAAACCCTACCTGGACATCACGGAAAACTGGTTTTTGTTTGGATCGCTGGACGACCCTCACGAGGAATTCCTCATTTCCGG ggaaGTGGCCGAAGCTGACAACAACCTGGACGGCGACTACATGTTGCACCCGTTTGAGCAGTCTTTGGTCGACCTCGGCGTCATTCCGATGCCTTTGCTCAAGATTTTGGCCAACAAGGGCCTCACTGTCGGCCGCAGCATTTGCCTGCTCAGAGGCCTCGACTGCATGGAACAAACACCGAAATCGCTCGGCAACG tttcaatttACGACGAACTGATTGTCTTGCTGAGGACTGGACTGATGGCGTCGGGCAAGCAGGAGGACTTTCTGCCAAGCGACGAGGCCGAACCTGTCAGCGAGATTAGACAACTCAAATTGCAGGAAGAGCAGCCAGACGCTCTGGAGCAGTACACGCTCGACTTCATCTTGTCCACCAGCGACGCTCACCTGCTCGAGGCCTACGGGGACGTGCTCAATTTGGGAATAGAAACCGACCATTCAGAGGAGAAATTCACGTTTGGACAGTTTACACTGCCCTTTag GTCTGCGGATTTGTGCTCGGTGCAGTCGTTGAACCACGTCCTCTGCGAAAGTGTCGAGCGGATTTTGGAGGCGCGCGTGCGCGGCGTCGGCAAACTGGCAAAGGAGCTGCTGAAGAGCAAGTGCAAAATCAGCGACCACCTCTCAGCCGTGCACAGCGTCGCCTTCTTCCAGGTCTTCGCCATGCACGAGTTCTGCTCCTTCCTCAACGAAGAG ATTCGCAAGGATGAGGACTGGCACAGCTGGGCGACGTGGATTGTGCTGACAAACAAGCTGCAGGTGTGCCTGAACGAGCAGCACCTTGAGTGGTCGCACCTTTTCTCCGTCAGGGTCGCCGCCAACTTCGAGCCGGACGCCGTCTCCGAGCTGACTGAGGGCTTTCCCCTCATGCAGCTAATTAACCGACTCTCCCTCCACTACTCT ATGCAATGGCCGACGCACCTGGTCCTCAACTCCGCCAACATGAAGTTGTACAACGACATCTTCAGGTTCTTCCTCAAGATCAAGTGCGCCCTGTCTAGTCTGCAGAGAGTAGCTTTAATCG ATTGTCGTTGCGTGAGTGGCGCGAACGCAGAGCTGAGCCAGCGGCTGTGGGTGCTGCGTTCGTGGGTGCTGTTCGTGTTGGGCACCGTGCACGAGCACATGCTGAGCAACATCCTGCTGGACATGAAGCAGCAGTTGGACGAACGACTCGAGCAGGCGTCCGACTTCCACTCGGCCCTGCAGGCGCACGAACGCTTCGTCCGGCGCTCGCACTTCTCCTGCCTGCTCAACGCCAAACACGCCGCGGCGCAGGAACACATCATGGAG aTCGTGGGCCAAGCGATGGTGATCTGTGATGCATTCGAAAAAAGCTCGATCGAGGAGCAAATCGTGGAAAACATGGAGCTCAAGTTGAACCTGGCGCTCAACTTCTTGGCCATTTTCTTCGACGCCATCTCCACCTCAGTCAACTCTGTGCATT TAAAGGGAATTGCGATCGCGCTCAACGAAAAAGCGCCAACCTTCTGA